A single genomic interval of Bacteroidales bacterium harbors:
- a CDS encoding response regulator codes for MKTILIVEDSNEIREEISDIFKMENYNVFEASNGHEGYIAAINEIPDLIISDILMPLVNGYGMYERLKENPLTDNIPVIFLSALSSDNDIRKGMNLGADDYLTKPLIPKDLILAANNKLEKYAKIESKVENLKINITEVLQHELRTPLNGIVGFSDYLRERVFDLPKEEVEKIVNHIYKSGKRLHILVEKYLNYADLKMKSIQTSELKKIKKCEYFNTAEIINYVAEEIGKRYNRQEDFIIDTTFAEVKMDEFMFVKIIEELIENALKFSKKGGKIKISSDANNDRLKIRIKNEGIGMTSDEIRNINDFRQFNKKLLAQNGSGIGLSIVQLITEIYNIEFNIISMYKQYLTAILIFNNNFNI; via the coding sequence ATGAAGACAATACTTATAGTAGAAGACAGTAATGAAATCAGAGAAGAGATCAGTGACATCTTCAAAATGGAAAATTATAATGTTTTTGAAGCTTCAAACGGTCACGAAGGCTATATTGCTGCAATTAATGAAATTCCGGATTTAATTATTTCGGATATTCTAATGCCGCTTGTAAACGGATACGGGATGTATGAGAGACTAAAAGAAAATCCTTTAACTGATAATATACCGGTTATATTTCTCTCGGCACTATCTTCTGATAACGATATCAGAAAAGGTATGAATTTAGGCGCCGACGATTATTTAACCAAACCGCTTATCCCTAAAGACCTGATTCTTGCAGCTAATAATAAATTAGAAAAATATGCAAAAATTGAAAGTAAAGTCGAAAATCTTAAAATAAATATTACCGAAGTATTGCAACATGAATTGAGAACACCTTTAAACGGAATAGTTGGTTTTTCTGATTATTTAAGAGAAAGGGTTTTTGATTTGCCCAAAGAGGAAGTTGAAAAAATTGTAAATCATATATATAAAAGCGGTAAAAGGCTTCATATTCTCGTTGAAAAATACTTAAATTATGCCGATTTAAAAATGAAATCAATACAAACAAGTGAATTGAAAAAAATTAAAAAATGTGAATATTTTAATACGGCTGAAATTATTAATTATGTTGCAGAAGAAATCGGAAAAAGGTATAACAGACAAGAAGATTTTATTATTGATACAACATTTGCAGAAGTGAAAATGGATGAATTTATGTTTGTTAAGATAATTGAAGAGTTAATAGAAAATGCTTTGAAATTTTCAAAAAAAGGTGGTAAAATAAAGATATCATCTGATGCGAATAATGATCGTTTAAAAATAAGAATTAAAAATGAAGGAATAGGAATGACTTCAGATGAAATAAGAAATATTAATGATTTCAGACAATTTAATAAGAAATTATTAGCTCAAAACGGGTCCGGAATCGGCTTATCTATTGTTCAACTTATTACCGAAATTTATAATATCGAATTTAATATTATCAGCATGTATAAGCAATATTTAACAGCAATATTAATATTCAATAATAATTTTAATATATAA
- a CDS encoding T9SS type A sorting domain-containing protein — MENSIYITKIKNAVLLVCILFVSFALNAQTGLWEGSVDDDWQTSANWTNNTVPDSTVDVTIPSASTYYPSIDNSGDSCKSMIVKDGATLTMCTGGSLNVKGNLTVGEGSSGVLNAGSGCLVVTGQLILNAGSSVTISGCGITCASANLNTSSTVTYAGSNMDMNNWNYGNLILNGTGTMQITGDATTPTTCNNLTINNTGNVLKIPVNKALTVSGTLTNNVGTSGIVLESTSSGDGSLIISTSNVNATVERYITGNRWHYLSPPIDAAPLTLFNTNNFLWWDATMEWSGSGDYDPWKSYSSSNLTNAQGYAYYYYEDTIEYKGNMNVGDYAVTLYKSETGALANQGWNLIGNPYTSVLDWDALVADGSIPAGAENAIYLFDDDDGTGAQGNYRYYVPSTGGTYSIGTENATGIIPLGQGFFIKTNTNNVTLNIKKDYRAHSNQEFYKSFENEYIKLKIENELSDETIIRVVKNSTFGFDSQFDARKLFPDDAVPQLFCLDEENILTAISSIPEIDKNTVINLGIKAEEGNYKITLKDLNYFSCDVYLIDNYIKSEINLSKKESYKFFHSGEQVDDRFYLTFQSSATDINNNFDLDISIYPNPTGSFIKFSNKSNLKFESIQINSLNGSTCYKNNEVENIDRIDLSDFSEGIYFIQIKLSDGNTYNNKIILQK, encoded by the coding sequence ATGGAAAACTCTATTTACATTACAAAAATCAAAAATGCTGTACTGTTAGTATGCATTTTATTCGTAAGCTTTGCTCTAAATGCTCAAACCGGACTTTGGGAAGGTTCAGTTGATGATGATTGGCAAACAAGCGCTAATTGGACTAATAATACTGTGCCTGACAGTACAGTTGATGTTACAATTCCATCAGCCAGTACTTATTACCCTTCTATTGATAACTCAGGAGACAGCTGTAAATCTATGATTGTCAAAGACGGAGCAACTCTAACAATGTGCACCGGAGGCAGTTTGAATGTCAAAGGAAATTTAACTGTGGGAGAAGGCTCTTCCGGAGTATTAAACGCAGGTTCCGGTTGTCTTGTTGTTACCGGTCAATTAATTCTTAACGCCGGTTCTTCCGTAACAATATCAGGTTGCGGCATAACTTGTGCTTCCGCAAATTTAAACACTTCAAGTACTGTTACTTATGCCGGAAGTAATATGGATATGAATAATTGGAACTACGGAAATCTAATTTTAAACGGAACAGGGACAATGCAAATTACCGGAGATGCTACTACACCGACAACATGCAACAACCTTACAATTAATAATACCGGAAATGTATTAAAAATTCCCGTTAATAAAGCTTTAACTGTCAGCGGAACACTTACAAATAATGTCGGAACTTCCGGTATTGTTTTAGAATCAACTTCTTCAGGAGACGGTTCTTTAATTATTTCAACTTCAAATGTAAATGCTACAGTTGAGAGATATATTACAGGAAACAGATGGCATTATTTATCGCCTCCGATTGATGCAGCACCTTTAACTCTGTTTAATACAAATAACTTTCTGTGGTGGGATGCAACAATGGAATGGTCAGGCTCCGGAGATTATGATCCGTGGAAATCGTATTCATCTTCAAATCTTACAAATGCTCAAGGTTATGCCTATTATTATTACGAAGATACTATTGAGTATAAAGGAAATATGAATGTAGGCGATTATGCGGTAACATTATATAAAAGTGAAACAGGTGCTCTTGCCAACCAAGGCTGGAATTTAATCGGTAATCCGTACACATCTGTATTGGATTGGGATGCACTTGTTGCAGACGGCTCTATACCTGCCGGTGCTGAAAATGCAATATATCTGTTTGATGATGATGACGGAACAGGCGCACAAGGTAATTACAGATACTATGTTCCTTCAACGGGCGGAACTTATAGTATAGGTACAGAAAATGCTACCGGTATAATTCCTTTAGGACAAGGTTTTTTTATTAAAACTAATACAAATAATGTAACTTTAAATATTAAAAAAGACTACAGAGCACATTCAAATCAAGAATTTTACAAGTCTTTTGAAAATGAATATATTAAACTTAAAATAGAAAATGAATTATCGGATGAAACAATTATAAGAGTTGTTAAAAATTCAACATTCGGGTTTGACAGCCAATTTGATGCTCGAAAATTATTTCCTGATGATGCTGTTCCGCAACTGTTTTGTTTGGATGAAGAAAATATTTTAACAGCAATAAGCTCTATTCCTGAAATTGATAAGAATACTGTAATAAATCTGGGAATAAAGGCTGAAGAAGGGAATTATAAAATAACATTAAAAGATTTGAATTATTTTAGCTGTGATGTATATCTGATTGACAATTATATTAAATCAGAAATAAATTTAAGTAAAAAAGAATCCTATAAATTCTTTCACTCCGGAGAACAAGTTGATGACAGATTTTACTTAACTTTTCAAAGTTCTGCTACAGATATTAACAATAATTTTGATTTAGATATAAGCATTTACCCTAATCCGACCGGCAGCTTTATTAAATTTTCTAATAAAAGCAATTTAAAATTTGAATCAATACAGATCAATTCACTTAACGGAAGTACTTGTTATAAAAATAATGAAGTTGAAAATATTGACAGAATTGATTTATCCGATTTTTCGGAAGGCATCTATTTCATTCAAATTAAGTTAAGTGACGGAAATACTTATAACAACAAAATAATACTGCAAAAATAA
- a CDS encoding TGS domain-containing protein — MKEKKTEFDEKIRDILEYLSEDNSSALTFIDNLKLNLFTSEIYVFTPKGDIINLPKESSVLDFAFKIHTDIAMKSIAGKINGKPQPLSTKLKNGDQIEILTTKKQQAQKEWFDFVITQRALSKLRKIFKEDIEKNIETGKNKLESILLEKETDNIGKCIDNISKHLGYSKKEKLFEDIGEEKISDIIISDTIKKFCIKQRSTRFWKIKRPFKSPDKDAVLPELYKLAKCCNPYPGNEIIGTKSDDKTITIHKINCSSAMTEIAFKHNNIDVSWTSYTAISVLKEFNISGFNQPEVINKITGIISKDISVNIKTFNFETKGTNFLINIKLYVKEEENSINLYEKLSKLPFTTDIEILN, encoded by the coding sequence TTGAAAGAGAAAAAAACTGAATTTGATGAAAAAATTAGAGATATTCTGGAATATTTATCGGAAGATAATTCATCGGCTCTAACTTTTATTGATAATCTCAAGTTAAATCTTTTTACTTCTGAAATATATGTGTTTACACCAAAAGGAGATATAATAAACCTACCGAAAGAATCAAGTGTTCTTGATTTTGCATTCAAGATTCATACCGATATAGCGATGAAATCAATTGCAGGAAAGATAAACGGGAAACCCCAGCCTTTAAGCACAAAACTTAAAAACGGAGATCAAATTGAAATATTAACAACAAAAAAACAACAAGCACAGAAAGAATGGTTTGATTTTGTTATTACTCAAAGAGCATTATCTAAATTAAGAAAAATTTTTAAGGAAGATATTGAAAAAAATATTGAAACAGGTAAAAATAAATTGGAATCGATACTTCTTGAAAAAGAAACAGATAACATCGGTAAATGCATTGATAATATCAGCAAACATCTCGGTTACAGCAAGAAAGAAAAACTTTTTGAAGATATTGGAGAAGAAAAAATCTCGGATATTATAATTTCTGACACCATAAAGAAATTTTGCATAAAGCAAAGAAGTACACGATTTTGGAAAATAAAAAGACCTTTCAAAAGCCCTGATAAAGATGCAGTACTTCCGGAATTATACAAATTAGCAAAATGTTGTAACCCATATCCGGGTAACGAAATTATCGGAACCAAAAGTGATGACAAAACAATTACAATACATAAAATTAATTGCTCTTCAGCTATGACCGAGATTGCTTTTAAACATAATAATATTGATGTATCATGGACATCTTATACAGCAATTTCTGTTCTGAAAGAATTTAATATTTCAGGATTTAATCAACCCGAAGTTATTAATAAAATAACAGGAATAATTTCAAAAGACATTTCGGTAAATATTAAGACATTTAATTTTGAAACAAAAGGCACAAACTTCTTGATAAATATTAAGCTATATGTAAAAGAGGAAGAAAACTCAATAAATTTGTATGAAAAATTGAGTAAGCTTCCCTTTACTACAGATATTGAAATTCTTAACTAA
- a CDS encoding HD domain-containing protein, protein MVIKHKTQEQKIHSEFENFLADNKHRFKTEKNLELLRKAFKFAYKAHKGSVRYNGEPYINHPLEVAKIVSEQIGLGTTSATSALLHDIPNKTEYNTEDIKRYFGEKIYSIISSLKKIKNTEYFENNAQASILRQILLSISDDIRVIFIKIADKLHNIRNVDDLPTEKQKKSVEDILNIYAPLAHRLGLYDIKAEMEDICLKNTNPYIYHQISKRLQSSEKERIQFINSFVQPIKEKLESKNIKYEISGRSKSNFSIWKKMQRKGVPIEEIYDLFAVRIIFKAENKENENFEALQIGTLITDLYREKKDRKRNWLKNGKDTGYRALHVTVMSDDGRWVEVQISC, encoded by the coding sequence ATGGTAATAAAGCATAAAACTCAAGAACAAAAAATACATTCTGAATTTGAAAATTTTTTAGCTGATAATAAGCATCGTTTTAAAACTGAAAAAAATTTAGAATTATTACGTAAAGCATTTAAATTTGCATATAAAGCTCATAAAGGCTCAGTCAGATATAACGGAGAACCATATATAAATCACCCTCTGGAAGTAGCAAAAATCGTTTCAGAACAAATAGGATTAGGCACAACTTCAGCAACATCAGCATTACTACACGACATTCCGAATAAAACTGAATATAATACTGAAGATATTAAAAGATACTTCGGAGAAAAAATATATTCCATAATAAGCAGCTTAAAAAAAATTAAGAATACCGAATATTTTGAAAATAACGCACAAGCGTCTATTCTGCGTCAAATATTGCTTTCAATATCAGATGATATAAGAGTAATATTCATAAAAATTGCTGATAAACTTCATAACATCAGAAATGTAGATGACCTACCGACAGAAAAGCAAAAAAAATCAGTTGAAGATATTCTTAACATATATGCTCCGCTTGCTCACAGGCTTGGATTATACGACATTAAGGCTGAAATGGAAGATATTTGTTTAAAGAATACAAACCCGTATATATATCATCAAATCAGCAAACGTTTGCAAAGCTCTGAAAAAGAGAGGATTCAATTTATCAATAGTTTTGTACAACCAATAAAAGAAAAGTTAGAATCAAAGAATATTAAGTATGAAATTAGCGGACGATCAAAATCAAATTTTTCAATTTGGAAAAAGATGCAGAGAAAAGGTGTTCCGATTGAAGAAATTTACGACCTCTTTGCTGTAAGGATTATTTTTAAAGCTGAAAATAAAGAAAATGAAAATTTTGAGGCTTTGCAAATAGGTACACTAATTACCGATCTTTACAGAGAGAAAAAAGACAGGAAAAGAAATTGGTTAAAAAACGGAAAAGATACCGGATACAGAGCTTTACATGTAACTGTTATGAGTGATGACGGACGATGGGTAGAAGTACAAATCAGTTGCTGA
- a CDS encoding NAD(P)-binding protein encodes MKKTFDTVIIGAGLSGLLCGTLLSKKGQRVCLLEKNNNIGGAIQTFTRKGVTFDTGMHFFGSVGKGQIQREIFKIIGIEGKVDLIEKKGTAFNVIINDKEYEIPTGFDNFQKKLVEYFPKEKHSVELYLKRIKSIYNNLTIENLYKGIVDKTDLETGAFEFIKSITDNIDLQNLLVFNNSLYAGDKETTSLYMHAVITGSYISSTAEFKEGTKSFTDVLKNEIIQRSGVILTTKEVVRLETIKDTVTSCICSDGSEYTAENFISSLHPSLTLKLTDSKYLKSIYRKRILGLNNSAGSFLVYVIMKDSAFKYNSSIFFINNSDKVWSSENKGKGSFTMYTPYSGKSGEHAGFVEIVRSMDYEEVKNLKNTRSKLRSEEYKQFKKDKAEDIFEIISKIYPNFKDKIEEYYTSTPLTYIDYTGIPDGSMYGIVKGYKSFFESSISVRTKIKNLFLTGQSINFHGMLGVSITSLLTCSLLTGAKIYD; translated from the coding sequence ATGAAAAAAACATTTGATACTGTAATAATCGGTGCAGGTTTAAGCGGGCTACTTTGTGGCACATTACTCAGTAAGAAAGGGCAAAGAGTTTGTTTACTTGAAAAAAATAATAACATTGGAGGTGCAATTCAAACATTTACAAGAAAAGGCGTAACTTTTGATACCGGAATGCACTTTTTTGGCAGTGTTGGTAAAGGCCAGATTCAGAGAGAAATATTTAAGATTATCGGGATAGAGGGGAAAGTTGATTTAATTGAAAAAAAAGGGACTGCTTTTAATGTTATTATTAATGATAAAGAATATGAAATACCTACCGGTTTTGATAATTTTCAAAAGAAGTTAGTTGAATATTTTCCTAAAGAAAAACATTCCGTAGAATTATACTTAAAAAGAATAAAGTCAATATATAATAATTTAACAATTGAAAATCTTTATAAAGGTATCGTTGATAAAACAGATCTTGAAACAGGAGCTTTTGAATTTATTAAAAGTATAACTGATAATATTGATCTGCAAAATCTGTTAGTCTTTAATAATTCATTATATGCCGGAGATAAAGAGACAACTTCTTTGTATATGCATGCTGTTATAACAGGTTCATATATTTCTTCAACTGCTGAATTTAAAGAAGGAACAAAAAGTTTTACAGATGTTTTAAAAAATGAAATAATTCAAAGATCAGGAGTAATTCTTACAACTAAAGAAGTAGTACGATTAGAGACGATTAAAGATACTGTAACAAGTTGTATTTGTTCTGACGGATCAGAATATACTGCCGAAAACTTTATTTCTTCTCTTCACCCTTCATTAACTTTAAAATTAACAGATTCAAAATATTTAAAAAGCATTTACAGAAAAAGAATACTTGGTTTAAACAATTCGGCAGGTTCTTTTTTGGTGTATGTTATTATGAAGGATTCTGCTTTCAAATATAACAGTTCAATTTTTTTTATTAATAATTCAGATAAAGTATGGAGCTCAGAAAATAAGGGAAAAGGAAGTTTTACGATGTACACACCTTATTCAGGAAAGTCAGGAGAACATGCCGGATTTGTTGAAATAGTAAGGAGTATGGATTATGAAGAAGTTAAGAATCTGAAAAATACAAGATCAAAATTAAGAAGCGAAGAATATAAACAGTTTAAGAAAGATAAAGCTGAAGATATTTTTGAAATAATAAGCAAAATTTATCCGAATTTCAAAGATAAAATTGAAGAGTATTACACTTCAACTCCTTTAACTTATATTGATTATACAGGAATTCCGGATGGTTCAATGTATGGGATAGTTAAAGGATATAAATCTTTTTTTGAATCAAGTATTTCTGTAAGAACAAAGATCAAAAATTTATTTTTAACCGGGCAAAGCATAAATTTTCACGGAATGTTAGGTGTGTCAATAACTTCATTATTAACATGTTCATTATTAACAGGTGCAAAAATTTATGATTAA
- a CDS encoding DUF1987 domain-containing protein encodes MKILSYRPEGYLPGIILDKDSGKFEIFGKTCPEDAIEFYAPVFDWLDEYAKNPTDKMVFDFKLTYFNTVSSKIIMMIMLRLEELAEEGHNVKIRWFYPEDDEDIEEAGDDYEGMLEIDFEMIAYDDESEDSDDDYADKLIDTLF; translated from the coding sequence ATGAAAATACTCAGCTATAGACCGGAAGGTTATTTACCCGGAATTATTTTAGATAAAGATTCAGGAAAATTTGAAATTTTCGGGAAAACATGCCCTGAAGATGCAATTGAATTTTACGCTCCTGTTTTTGATTGGCTGGATGAATATGCAAAAAATCCGACAGATAAAATGGTTTTTGATTTTAAATTAACTTATTTTAATACTGTTTCTTCAAAGATTATTATGATGATAATGCTAAGATTAGAAGAATTAGCAGAAGAAGGACATAATGTAAAGATAAGATGGTTTTATCCGGAAGATGATGAAGATATTGAAGAAGCAGGAGATGATTATGAAGGTATGTTAGAAATAGATTTTGAGATGATTGCATATGATGATGAATCAGAAGATTCTGACGATGATTATGCCGATAAATTAATTGATACCCTCTTTTGA
- a CDS encoding gliding motility-associated C-terminal domain-containing protein, producing MKIFAFLLTKLLLIILLTAFFPFSDTIAQTVEKPVLEVVTVDHSDIKPILTWSVNEPSLITGYSIKRLIYEYPFVKPMSYQAIDTIYDPYIMSYKDETDVFGDAEPDQRLEKYFVVAFSIIGTDTFYNFSDKHQTIFLQSSNEYCEKRNKLIWNKYIGWADEFDKYEIYCKINSGTYSLIGSISSQIDTVFYHPNINSNSEYTYYIKALRNDAVESLSNESSVSSQSIDLPDFLNSDSVIVNNNNSVHLFFELDINSDVENYTLYKYNSQTSDYDSVMEHQGKDIRNIEFSDVNFEYNKINQYFLAGKDLCNDIVIVSDTMSNIFTEAEEANDEKKKNYIEWKDEQINSEYIIYRCIEDHCSVIEHTYDDSYTDDIQDVFQDQFINETISGIFCYYVESSDIGYLSRSNIACVNQEEVYFLANAFNPNSKIEENRTFKPKIAFVSDYTLIIYGNFGNKIFETNDPNTGWDGTLPDGTLAPRASYLYFISFKSAKGIQVRKKSYINLVY from the coding sequence ATGAAAATTTTCGCATTTCTTCTGACAAAACTTTTGCTTATTATTCTCTTAACAGCATTCTTTCCGTTTTCTGATACTATTGCCCAAACAGTTGAAAAACCTGTTCTCGAAGTAGTAACAGTCGATCATTCCGATATAAAACCAATTTTAACTTGGTCTGTAAACGAGCCGTCATTAATAACAGGTTACAGTATTAAAAGATTAATCTATGAATATCCTTTCGTAAAACCAATGTCTTATCAAGCAATTGATACAATCTACGACCCATACATTATGTCCTATAAAGATGAAACTGACGTATTCGGAGATGCAGAACCTGATCAACGTCTTGAAAAGTATTTTGTTGTTGCATTTAGTATCATTGGTACAGATACATTTTACAATTTCAGCGATAAACACCAAACTATTTTTTTGCAAAGCTCAAATGAATACTGTGAAAAGAGAAATAAATTAATCTGGAACAAATATATTGGTTGGGCCGATGAGTTTGATAAATATGAAATATATTGTAAAATAAATTCAGGAACATATTCTTTAATTGGGTCAATATCATCACAAATCGATACTGTATTTTATCACCCGAATATAAATTCTAACAGTGAATATACGTATTATATTAAAGCTTTAAGAAATGATGCAGTAGAGTCTTTATCAAATGAAAGCTCTGTCAGTTCTCAATCAATTGATCTGCCTGATTTCTTAAATTCAGATTCTGTAATTGTCAATAATAACAATAGTGTGCATTTATTTTTTGAACTTGATATTAATTCTGATGTTGAGAATTATACCTTATATAAGTACAATTCCCAAACATCCGATTATGATTCTGTTATGGAACATCAAGGAAAAGATATCAGAAACATTGAGTTTTCGGATGTTAATTTTGAATACAATAAAATAAATCAATATTTTTTGGCAGGAAAAGATTTATGTAATGATATTGTAATTGTCTCTGATACAATGAGTAATATATTTACTGAAGCTGAAGAAGCAAATGATGAGAAAAAAAAGAATTATATTGAATGGAAAGACGAGCAAATCAATTCGGAGTATATAATATACAGATGTATTGAAGATCATTGTTCTGTGATTGAACATACTTATGATGATAGTTATACAGATGATATTCAAGATGTTTTCCAAGATCAATTCATAAATGAAACAATATCCGGCATATTTTGTTATTATGTTGAATCATCTGATATCGGATATTTAAGCCGATCAAATATTGCATGTGTAAATCAAGAAGAAGTTTATTTTTTGGCTAATGCATTTAATCCGAACAGTAAAATTGAAGAGAACAGAACATTTAAACCAAAAATTGCATTTGTCTCTGACTACACCTTAATTATATACGGTAATTTCGGAAATAAGATATTTGAAACTAATGATCCCAATACAGGTTGGGACGGAACGCTTCCTGACGGAACTCTTGCACCGAGAGCATCATACTTGTATTTTATAAGTTTCAAAAGTGCAAAAGGAATACAAGTAAGAAAAAAATCATATATAAATTTGGTCTATTAA